The Danio aesculapii chromosome 11, fDanAes4.1, whole genome shotgun sequence region AAGATCCCAGAAAAATGTAAAGAGGCACCATAAAGAAGAACAGCTGAGGACATCATAAACACCTCACAACAGACAACGACCGAATTCACATGCCACATAATTGCAGCACAAAGGGAAATTTCAAGCTGACTTCATttatatacatgtacacacaatgtAGACACATGCTGGTAGGCTTActtcatttatatatttgatcAAAGGACTTACTGAGATGTACCAGGTGAAGTCTCGGTGCTGTTTGTTTTGGATTTTACAGAGCATGagtttgaagaagaaaaaattgaCTGTTGGAAAGCACAATAtgaaaaacaggaagaaaaaaTTGATAAGGCTTATTGTAGGCTTTTGTTTGATACATAAAATCATGAGTCAgaaaattaaaattattgccactaaattgtttttgttctaaaagCTTTTTCTGAATGCAAGTTTAGTCTGTTTGAGGCTATCTTGGGTTGTTTGTCttttgttgattaaaaaaaaatatggggATTGACGTAGATAACACATGAATGGCATTACTTTGATGCTTTTGGCACATTGTGCACATGtacttgaaaatgtgttttttaagggTTTATTTCTGCAATGCTCTTACAAGCTTGAATGCAGATCTTGAAATATTGAATATTCTATGACATCTGATGTACAACTGATTAAATATCCGTTTTCTACAGGTCTTTTTAATAGATTATTGGGTTACATATGAAATTATTGGGATATAGATTGGGTATGTCACTTTTGTTTGACATGCCAAATCTGTCATGTTACTCGCAGGTAATCaacaatatagtttttttttttactcaaatgattTAATTGGGATACAAGTGCATGTCATAAAATTATATggaaatttcttttttaaatcttttgtgAGATGCACATTATATGAGCTGTTGTACCTcaaatttattcacatttttaaaacatttgttaatttgcatattttaattatgtatgtAATATATGCTCCAAATTGTGTGTAAATAAAGATTGAACCAACTTAGTAATCTATATTAATATTCTGGAAGTATTTCTATGTTATGCAAGTCGGCTCTTAACTCttaaaactgtcataaaaatgattgtaaaagcttaaaaaaaataaagcttatacAATCAACCTTTTCCTGTTTTTTGTCTTTAAACCAATTTTACACTGGAAATTGATGTCTTCGTATCAGCAACTGCTCAAACTTATTACAATATCAAGGCAAGGCACTACAATAGcattcttttgtattttattattaatttttgtacAAAATTTTCCTAATCAAATTACATAAATTCTAAAACTCTTGGTGTTTTGTGATTTAGCCATTTCTGTGTCATGtattggtttatttttgttttccagCAGCTGCCCTTAAAGACAAAGAAAAGGAGGACCATGTAGAAGCCAAACCAGAAAAGGAGACTGCAACCCCTGACAAGAAAGCTCCCACCCCAAATGTTACTCCCAAAGGTGGTAAAAAGTCCCCTGGCTCTAAAGGGACAAAGACACCTGTTGCGGCCTCCTCTGTTCCCAAAGGCAAAACAAGTGCGACACCTGTGAGCAGTGGCAGAGAATTAAGAAAACAGCCGATACCACCGGCCAAAGCAAAGAAACCGGTACCTCCACCACCCCCAGTTCCACTTTTATCTCCATCAGGTCCTGGATCTCGTCACCATGCCTCTGGAGCTCTTCGCGTGACCAAGAGCACCTTTACTATACCCAAAAAACAGCCACAGGCAGGGCAAAAGGAATCTGCAGAGCCGGGTCCCTCACCCACCTCTAGAACCCCACCATCGTCACTGTCATCTACCCAACACCCACCACCTAAACCTACCCCTCCTGCTGCTCCTCCATCGGCACCACCCAACAACCAGATGAGATCCAACATCAGACGCTCACTGACTGATATTCTGTATAAAaggtgagagatttttttttgctcACTGGATCAAAATAGTGTCTGTTAATATGAAacttaatcaaaaatacacattaaaattgatcaaatttaaggtaaccaaaaaagaaaaaagtctgtAATATTGTAGTGCTTTTGCATTTTAGATGTTCTCCTGAATAGTCTATTTGCATGTTTTGATATGAAATTATTTGTAACTTTTCTGACACCTATTGTTTTGATAGGCATTTTTAATATTCTATTTGTTGTTGTGCCACAGAGTGAGTGACAGTGATGATCTCTCAATGTCTGAGAGCGAAGTGGGAAAGTTGGCCGTAGGCATTGAGAAGGAGATGTTTAACCTTTGCATGAACACTGATAACAAGTACAAAAACAAGTACAGATCCCTTATGTTCAACCTCAAGGATCCCAAAAACAAGGTTAATCACTTTTGTTGAATAGAAAATTGGTCTCAATCAGCTTGATGAAATTAGTTATACTGATAGTTCTGTTCTTTTACTTCACTGTGCGATAGGGCCTGTTCTACCGCGTAGTTGGGGGAGAAATCAGTCCTTTTAGGCTGGTGAGACTGAGTCCAGAAGAACTTCTGTCCAAGGAGCTGTCAGACTGGAGAAAATCTGAGAGCTCTGAGGTAAAATGAGTATTGAGTTTGTTGGTGTAAATTTAAATGATTGCCATGCTGTTTACATAAATTGTGTATGTATACAGAAGAGTTTGGATAAAAGTGGAAGATCCCAGTCAGGACAGCTCAAAAGTGGATCCAGACAGGAGGCTACTCCCCTAGATATTGATATGGAGGAAGCTCCTCCAATGTCTGACGGAGATGTATGTATGCCTGCCACTTCCCAATCTCCTCACTTGGCTTCTGCTGCTGTAAGTGCTAGCTTTCTTGCTTTCCTGATGTGTATGTTCTTTCACACACCTCTCTGAATGTCTCCTTCGTTTCAGTTTCGCAAAGCGACTTGCTTTTCTCATAACTGCCTAGTACtcgtaatgtttttttcttcacatGAATGTTGATTGTTGAGTGAGAATATCAAGTGATTTTAGTTTTTACTGActtatgtttctgtgtgtgtgtgtgtatgtatgtatgtgtatgtatgtgtgtgtatatatatatatatatatatatatatatatatatatatatatatatatatatatatatatgatctttaattttttcttttaaattgtttattttgaacaggACTCCCAAGAGGACACACGACCAACTTCAGCACCAGCTTCTACTGGGAAAGGTAACTCGATGCCAGATATCTTTAGTAGTATGCTGAAAGACACCACAGCAGAGCACCGGGCTCATCTCTTTGACCTGAACTGCAAGATCTGTACAGGTGGGATTATTTCACCACAAAAAAGTCACTTACTATCTGGAAAGAACTGTTGATtgaatttatatctatatatttgtaattgctaataattcaaatgaactttTCAGGCCAGAAGTCTGCAGAGGATGAACCGCCATCTAAGAAAACCAAAATGTCTGCACCTAAAAAGCCAGAGCCATCTTTTAAGTCTAAACCAGAGCCACGACCATCCAAACCCCCTGCTGATTTCCCTCAAGTTTCCTCTCATTCTGGTCATGAGACAACTTTACCTGATTCAACGACTGTGATGGAAGATCTGAGCAGTGTTTTTCCTGTAGTTCAGGCCCCAGTGGCTGCTGCTGTACCGGCAGTGTCTTCTGTAACAATAACTCGAAGGGACCCTCGTACTGCTGGTCACCGATCATCTGTGCCACAAATAGTTCCTGATGTTGTTCCTACTATGCCAGCAAATGTTCCCATCTCTGTTGAACCTGCAGTTGTGGAAGCAAAGGTTCCTTTGCCAATGCCCCCTCCTGCCCCAGCATCTCTAGCCAGACCTGTGGTGCCAAAACCAACTAGGTACATCACTCtgtttaatataatacatattagatatttaatatctaaatatctttttaatatctaaacgtctctctctctctctctagcttGCTGCTAATTGAGTAATATTTGTAATTCTGTTGTGTTTTCATCAGTGAGCCCCCTCCTGAAGGTGAAACTGCTTTGTTTTTGTCTGGACAAGAAATGATGTGGAAAGGATTCATAAACATGCACTCCGTGGCCAAGTTTGTCACAAAAGCCTACTTGGTTTCTGGATCGTTTGAACATATTAAAGAGGTCTGTTTCATTTAAGAGTCTTCATATTACTTTGTGGGATTCATGTTAAGTTGGTTcatttaacaactgtttattttatttgcaggaCTTGCCTGACACCATTCACATTGGTGGTAGAATATTACCGCACACTGTGTGGGATTATGTGGGAAAGTTGAAGACTTCATTATCGAAAGTATGAAAAAATGAACTCTAACTTGTACTTTAATTATATGTTGATTGCTGGGGGGTTTTTTTGATACGGAGTGTTGTTCTTTTTTCAGGAACTAAGTCTTATTCGTTTCCATCCAgcgactgaggaggaggaggtggcATACGTGTCTCTGTTTTCTTATTTCAGTAGCCGCAAGCGATTTGGAGTAGTGGCAAATGGCAACAAGCGAATTAAAGACCTTTACCTCATCCCTCTAAGTTCAAAAGATCCACTTCCTTCAAAGCTTCTGCCGTTTGATGGTCCAGGTAAGCATACACAATCATTTTTGAAAATCTCTATGAAAAAAGTATGATTAAAGCCTGTCAGAACAGTTTATTCTTTGAATGGAAATCTTGTTTCACACAACATTTGCTATATTATTTTCTTTCAAACAGATTTGTTTTTTCGTGATGTTTTAGCAAATGGTCATGTATTTCCTTATAAAGTATTTCTGATTATGTCCTGGATCCAATTGAGATTTTCGTTTAGATATTTTTGTCAGTCTTATTTTTCCTAGGTTTATATTTTACTCTATGAATAAGTTTAATAATAAACTGGCGAGCTATAAATTTAACTAATGACAGCTAAACATTCTCTGAGACTAGCTGTAAGTTGTATGCTGGACCACATCTATTCCTTCAAAGAAAACAAGATGTCTGATCTGCCCAAGCAGTGATTATGATGTTCAACAACAAGTTTCTTATCCTGAGACAAATTGTTGCATGAAGTTTacataattagaaaaataatttaCAGAAAAAGAAACAATGGGTAATTGTTAGAGCTTTTAATGGTGTGTAAGAGAACCTTTATATTGCTGTAAATATTTTTAGATGGGAATTGTAGGTTGCATTGAGTATATTTCATATACTCATGCATATGTCTTGAAGGTTAATAAATTGAATAGGTTTTTACAGGTTGTGTTATCATTTTGTAGGATTCTGTATTTTATGGATCAAGCTCTTTCCTTCCTATTAAAGATCTACCTGAAATGTATAGAATATTGGTGTTATCTTAAAAAGCTGTAATGATACTTATCACAGAGCTGGAAATAATCAATTGTAAAATAATGCtgctttttcttctcttttttcagGGCTGGAACCAGCTCGTCCAAATCTGCTTTTGGGGTTGTTGATTTGCCAGAAAGACAAGAAACGTTCTGGAGCCCCTTTAGAGAATGAAGAAAAACGATCTAAAACGTTAAGAGATGAAGAGACGGGCCTTCCAAAACCATCTACGATTagtaaatctgaaataaaacaggACAAAGTTCATCGATCTAGTCTGGATGCTATAAGTACAACACCGCCAGGCTCCCCTCCACCCCTTGGTGTCGCAGATTCTTCAAGTTCTGTCTCTTCTGTGTTGTCCTTACTCTCCTCTGTGAAAGCAACTGGTGTCAGCACAGGCAGTAATTCTCCATCCTCTATTGCAGCATCTGCAGTTTCCTCCACACCACTTCAGACTATCCTGAAAACACTTTTTGGTAAAAAGAAGCAAGATTCTGATGTTTCATTATCACCTTCTGATCAAAGTGTTGCAGATGTCTCTCTGCCTTCAGTGTCCATGCTAGATCCAATTGTTCAGCAGTTTGCAATAATTAAGGGGAAAGAGGTAGTACAGGATGATAGACCATATGATCCTGAAGAAGAATATGATCCGGCCATTGGGTATGATACAGAAAACACCCATGATACAACAAAAGCATCTGCTGTTCAGCAAGCAGAGGTCTCGTCTGTGGTAGATGATGTTGCTTATGACCCTGAGGATGACTCTCTGTTTGATGAGGTTGAGACTGATCCAGGTTCAAAGAAATTACCTGAGCATCAAAAAGTGCTTGAAGATAAACAAATGGTGGAACAGAAGTATGAGGAACCAGTTCATCAGCACATACCAGAGACGTTAATTTCCCAGCCTATTACATCTCTGTTGGCTAACAATCAATTGCTTCAACTTGGCAAAAAGGTTGAAGAGATGGTGACAAAGGGTTCAGCTACTCCAGTAATTAACCAAAGAAGAGACCCAAGGCAGAGTAGAGACCCTAGACAGACAGCTGCAAGTAGAAGACAGATGTCTGATTCCACAGAAATGGAGGAGGAATCTTTTATTACTACAGACAAATCATCCACACAACAGGAAACAGAGATATCAGAAACCGAAACCTGCACTGCCACAGCTGCTGACACACAAACTCCTGAACTGGATCCTACTGAGGAAACATCAGTAGAGGAACCTTCAGAAGCTGCAGATATATCCATAATGCAAGTCACTAGCACCTTGGATTCAGTGCAGCCTGCCATTGTGGACCCTGAAGTATCCATGTCTGAGGAGGCAGGGGAGAGTAAGAAAGAAAGCAAGTGTGAAGAGATGCCTTTTTTTGATACAGAAAGCACAGAAGTTTCTATTCCGTTACTAGGGGAAAAAATTGACCCAGAGTTAGTTGAAAGTTATATGGACAAAGAACCTGAAGAGGAACACAAAACTAAGGATAATCCCATTGAGTCtgagttgaaaagttttgaagAGGTTTGGCCTAATTCTGCCAGTATTTTAAAAGTTGACCAAGCTTTGTCCACTGGACTGTCTGTTTCTCAAACTGATGAAGTTACATCAGTTGGGCACCCTATTGAGACCACTGCAACTACATATTATAACATTTCAACAATCAATACTTTATCTGCATCTGCACACTCAAGAATGCCACAAGATGTTATCCAAGACAACTCGTCTTATATGGAATCACTTAGTTCCCATATTCAACACATACCAACAACAAACCCTGCTAACATTCCACCTCCAATGTCTTTCCCTCCACGTATTGGACCTCCCCCTATTCTTGGTCCACCTCCCATACAAGGCCCTCCACCAATAACTGTTCCTCCACCCATGCATCTCCCTCCTCCAATGTCAGGACCGCTATCAATGCAGATTCCCCCAATGCAAGGTCCACCTCGTCCCCTTGGAGATAAGGATCATTCTCAATATCCACCACCATCTTCTTATCCACTATTCCAGAATCAATGGAGTAGCAATTCTCAGTTTGATGCTGCTCCTAGAGTTCCACTACCTCCAAACTTTACACCAAGAGGACCACCTCCATTCCAACCAATAGGTCAGAGAGGTCCACCTCCTCAGATATTTGATAATTCTATTAATTCACTGCCCCCTCAGCATATTGGACTGAGAGGACCACCTCCAGGCCCTCCACCACCTGGGCCACCCCTTCCCAATTTTGATGGACAAAGGTTTAATGGGCCTCCACCCCCATTTAATTTCTCTGCACCCAGAGGCCCACCTCCACCATTCCCCGGTCCCCCTCCAAATCATTTTGATAATAGAGCACCACCACCATCCCACTTCTCCGCTACAAGAGGTCCGCCTGCGCTTCATAACATTGTGGATCATGGCCCTTCATCTAGTATAACAAGAGGGTCTGCAGATCAGTTTGAAGATAGTGGAAACACTTATCGTCAGGGATTAGAGAAGCCCCAGATACTCCCACAAGTTTCTTCTTTTAGAGGCCCTCCACCAAACCCCTTTGATGGGCGAAGAGGACCTACAGGTCCTACAGGTGAAATATCAGGGCAGCGATTTCCACTTCCGAACCAATTTCGTAGTTCACCTCAGCATAGGGGATCTTTTGAGGAACCACGAGGAACTTCATCTCAAGACTTTGAAAGGCACCTGGGACTGGCAGTGCCGCAGTTTGGCGGGCCAAGAGGTCCACCACTGGGACATTATGATAAGGAAGCTGTTGGTCAGCCAATACGATTTAACTATAAAGATGATACTCAGAGTGACGTCCGAGATGCAAGAGATGTCCGGGACGCAAGAGACATTAGAGACATCCGGGATGCAAGAGACATCCGGGACCCTAGAGACATCCGGGACCCTAGAGACATCCGGGACCCTAGAGACATACGGGACATTAGAGACATCCGGGACGCAAGAGACATTAGAGATGTGCGCGACCCAAGAGATGTTCGAGACGTCCGGGACCCAAGAGATGTTCGGGATGTAAGGGACATCCGAGATGCAAGAGAAGTTCGAGACATCCGAGATGCAAGAGAAGTTCGAGACATCAGAGATGCAAGAGAAGTTCGAGACATCAGAGATGCAAGAGAGGTTCGAGACGCTAGAGAAGTTCGAGACGGCCGAGACACAAGAGAAGTTCGAGATGGCCGAGACGCAAGAGAAGTTCGAGACGTTCGAGACACAAGAGAGGTCCGAGACGCAAGAGAAGTCCGAGACATCAGAGATGCAAGAGATGTTCGAGACGTCCGAGAAGCAAGAGAAGTTCGAGACGTACGAGAAGCAAGAGAAGTTCGAGAAGTCCGAGAAGCAAGAGAAGTTCGAGACGTCCGAGATGCAAGAGAAGTTCGAGACGTAAGAGACGTCAGAGATCTAAAAGACATTCGAGACATCCGAGACATTAGAGATATTAGGCCTATTCGTGGACCTCTGCTACCAACACCTCCTGAAGGTCCTATACCAATACTGGCTCGTATAGGTGGACACAGCCCCGACACCCACCGTGATGAACCCTGGAGACGGCACTCCCCTGAAATGCGAAGACGAAGCTGTTCCAGCAGAGATGGTTCAGAGTCACATACCCGCCCAAGTAGATTTGAGGGTGGTCCACGTGACAGAGATGCCCCTTCAAGATTGTCAGAAGAGAGGCAGCGTGAATTGTCTGAGGACAGgaggagagacagagacagagaaagTGGTCATGGTGGACGATCATGGGCCTGGAATAGGGAACATGAGTATGACAGAGGCAAAGAAAGGGATCGGGAAAGAGACCGGAGCAGGGAAAGAGATAGGGAGCGGGGTCACAGCAGGGAAAGGGAGAGAGAACACAGCAAAGAGAGGGATCGCAGTAGAGGCAGAGAGTCTGACCGAGGCAAGGAGTCCGACCGAGGCAAGGAGTCCGACCGAGGCAAGGAGTCCGACCGAGGCAAGGAGTCCGACCGAGGCAAGGAGTCCGACCGAGGCAAGGAGTCCGACCGAGGCAAGGAGTCCGACCGAGGCAAGGAGTCCGACCGAGGCAAGGAGTCCGACCGAGGCAAGGAGTCCGACCGAGGCAAGGAGTCCGACCGAGGCAAGGAGTCCGACCGAGGCAAGGAGTCCGAACGAGGCAAGGAGTCCGACCGAGGCAAGGAGTCCGACAAATATGGAGATGGAGACAAAAGAAGAGACCGAGATCGAGACAGAGACCGAGAGCGTGGCAGGGAGAGAGAAGACAGAAAGGACCACGATCGAGACAGAGCGAaaaacagagacagagagagagaaaaagaccGTGACAGAGATCGGGATAGCAGGGACAGAAGGAGAGAACGCTCAAGGAGTCGTGAACGAGATCGTGGTAAAGAGCGTGACCGAAGAGATCGTGACAGAGAACGGGACAAAGATAGAGGCaaggagaaagaaagagacaGACGGGATAGAAGCAGGAgcaaagaaaggaaagatgacAGAAAGGAAAGATCTGACAGCTCAAGAGCAAAGTCTACAGATTCTGAAAACCCATCATAAAGGTCATTCATATTCAATCTTGAGTGATACTTTTTCCTTTCTAAATTTGCATGGGTTTGAACTTTGTGCTTAAGTCTCTTTTGTATATTTTCTTGCTGAATATTTTATGCTTTTTACTTACAAGCGTTGTACTTTGTATGTGATAATTTTGTCAGCACAACACTTTTTCTTGTAttgctattttaaagaaaactatgAAAACCTTAACAGATAAGGATAAAACAGGacatgtaaatatgtatgtatttgtgtaaatACAGGTACGTTTTTaactacttgtttttttttctaaatagagAGCTCATAAGCCATATAGCTTTGAAATTATGTTTAAAGGAAAAAATGTCTTCAAAAGAAGGTCTTTGTATGGTAAAAGCTTAACCAGCATTTAATGAATGTCTCTAAAGGCTATTGTTAATGATTGACCTCAGAGATTACATTTGTTCAATAAATTCTGTCATAATGAGTATCTTTAAGTTATTgaggtattttttttaattctttaaatgattaatttatggGCTGAATGGTCTGTTTATATAATGTAACAAATTAATGTAagtagttattattttttttaaacactgaagTAAACACTTTACAGTGCAGCAGGTTGATTAGGCATCACAGTCGTGAACAGCAGCAACTTAATCCAAAATTTATCATTCCACTCTAAgtagatttatatataaataaatatatatatatatatatatatatatatatatatatatatatatatatatatatatatatatatatatatatatatatatatatatatatatatatatatatacatacaggatttttttttcagctaatGCTGCCCATAATGCCTCGTGTGACTGTTACTAAAGAACTATAGGGGATATATCATAAAAGTTAACGGTCAGATTTCAAAACAGAAACaaagttattatttttgaatacatattttaaatatattctagAAGGGTCAGATAGGAACCGCCACACTAGGACACAGCTTTTAACAATTGTGCAAACTTGACAAATACAGTGATTggttatgtatgtatatgtttgttaTTGTCAGCAATATACTTTGTAAAAATAGTATACTTTTGCTTCACATTATGTTGTCAGTATGAGGTTCAACGTTTTGCACATTTGGTTGCACTAAAACCgatcaatattttaaaaaacatttaaaaccatATTCTAAAAATCGACATTGTAAACGAGGGTAAACATAGCTTTAAAGCTAATTATAAACTTTAACATCAAACTATCCCCCGTCTCTTTTAGCTTGCTGGACTGTGAAAAGGCATTAAAATTTAGGCAAAAGGCAAATCTCCCAATTCGTTTCTGTTATTAATCTCTGTAATTTCTGGCCAAGACCTCCATAGCTACACCCacttaaatgtcacattaaattaaaattaataaaaatgagatgtttcagtttgttagttttaaggacatCTATGTTTGTtcgctccaaaacagtgacaaacttCGCGTTTAGTAGATATAAAATCgatgtaaacatgtaaagcttgcagtttacTTCTGTCTAAaatcacatcacctcatacttcagtttctcatcaaaacttaatcaatcaaatgctctctagtgtgaCATGCCCCGCTcgcttcaagacgcttctcatttgcttttcatttgatgcggtGGAGCTATCAAacctggcagagctgtgattaaaaacaaaactctacTGGCTACTTTTTAAGAGTGGAAGAGGCTACACTACGtcccactttttttttattgtatacaagaataacatcactgcattgaagaaaaaatacaataacaaaaaataagaagAGAGATAAAAAAAGCCTCAATCATTAAGAAAAAAGATTATCAAAAGCTTTAAGAAACTTATTACTAATAAGCTCAAGAGATTCAATATTGAACAAAATTTCAGCAAGGAAAGCTTTAAATTGCCTTTAGGAACttgtttttgtatataaaaaaataacagtataacaaaaaaattaacaataagaTCAAGAGCATGATCATTACCTGAGAAACACAGAAATATATCTTTTATGGCCAAATTTAAATCGTATTTAAATAAGGTTGATGAATAAAAACAATGTTATTCCAAAGATGTTTAACGTGAGTGCAACTATAGAATAAGTGAAATAAAGTCTCTATGTATATTGCAGAAAGTACACAAATTAGATGTATCAAAATAATTAGCAATTTGGGAATTTGTAGGATGTACACAATGCAAGATCTTAAAATGTATCTCTTATTTTGATGGATATGCTGAATTTCTCAGGCATCCTCTCTTCCATTGAATGCTGTCAGAAAAATTGGTCCAGAAAGTTTACATCTTGGGGAGGTATATACAGAGTAATGTAACAATCGTCTGACATGTCTGttgtcacatttttattttttattttatttttttcaaaaaaagacACTCCATCCATAAAAAGTTTAGGCATAATTGTTTCCTTTCATTAAAGTAAAGAAACagtttaaataaatgcacataactTGGTGAAAAACTCTTTATAACACAA contains the following coding sequences:
- the dido1 gene encoding death-inducer obliterator 1 isoform X2, with protein sequence MEESVSPELVQAPVPEPSQDPVDTSSQEPSPVSEEVKDQKEHGDISEDKVEDPDKSLKPACGFKKTWGFRRTTIAKREIPGEMAAETPESKGAPVRRSGRQAKRTDKLEEFLVTVKRGRGAGRRSCPSRIEGGDPPSQTPTDAETASEASFDGNAEAKIEEQKVASPEKKKRGKGRAKRAVKPKAGGGSVSDDDGSSENEEEAGEEVAKDTQEHVETVAFAEDAKDVEAKEEQPIDVVTKEEKDLEEGSKNDEKSLNESVNKRPTRACKDSKRDTKPKVGVKLRKEKREEEDDDDDDDDDDDESSSSSESDSDGYDPNALYCICRQKHNKRFMICCDRCEEWFHGDCVGISEARGRLMERNGEDYVCPNCYTQKGQISKAGSSTAAAENGKRPVVGPRKTETGLTAPSSNAAAAAEEKADDLGIKGRIEKATNPSGKKKIKIFQPVPAAEGSSLPKCIGPGCERDALPDSVYCGNDCILRHAAAAMKTITTDGKDSKQKEKGKSKAQKKTTNKSPQKKSSGPERRSSSNQGQEQESASGAEEDDDYEDKHAEEHPPPPAMSSWSSDHNYIAVTPEKTTAISASVLNKASAALKDKEKEDHVEAKPEKETATPDKKAPTPNVTPKGGKKSPGSKGTKTPVAASSVPKGKTSATPVSSGRELRKQPIPPAKAKKPVPPPPPVPLLSPSGPGSRHHASGALRVTKSTFTIPKKQPQAGQKESAEPGPSPTSRTPPSSLSSTQHPPPKPTPPAAPPSAPPNNQMRSNIRRSLTDILYKRVSDSDDLSMSESEVGKLAVGIEKEMFNLCMNTDNKYKNKYRSLMFNLKDPKNKGLFYRVVGGEISPFRLVRLSPEELLSKELSDWRKSESSESLDKSGRSQSGQLKSGSRQEATPLDIDMEEAPPMSDGDVCMPATSQSPHLASAADSQEDTRPTSAPASTGKGNSMPDIFSSMLKDTTAEHRAHLFDLNCKICTGQKSAEDEPPSKKTKMSAPKKPEPSFKSKPEPRPSKPPADFPQVSSHSGHETTLPDSTTVMEDLSSVFPVVQAPVAAAVPAVSSVTITRRDPRTAGHRSSVPQIVPDVVPTMPANVPISVEPAVVEAKVPLPMPPPAPASLARPVVPKPTSEPPPEGETALFLSGQEMMWKGFINMHSVAKFVTKAYLVSGSFEHIKEDLPDTIHIGGRILPHTVWDYVGKLKTSLSKELSLIRFHPATEEEEVAYVSLFSYFSSRKRFGVVANGNKRIKDLYLIPLSSKDPLPSKLLPFDGPGLEPARPNLLLGLLICQKDKKRSGAPLENEEKRSKTLRDEETGLPKPSTISKSEIKQDKVHRSSLDAISTTPPGSPPPLGVADSSSSVSSVLSLLSSVKATGVSTGSNSPSSIAASAVSSTPLQTILKTLFGKKKQDSDVSLSPSDQSVADVSLPSVSMLDPIVQQFAIIKGKEVVQDDRPYDPEEEYDPAIGYDTENTHDTTKASAVQQAEVSSVVDDVAYDPEDDSLFDEVETDPGSKKLPEHQKVLEDKQMVEQKYEEPVHQHIPETLISQPITSLLANNQLLQLGKKVEEMVTKGSATPVINQRRDPRQSRDPRQTAASRRQMSDSTEMEEESFITTDKSSTQQETEISETETCTATAADTQTPELDPTEETSVEEPSEAADISIMQVTSTLDSVQPAIVDPEVSMSEEAGESKKESKCEEMPFFDTESTEVSIPLLGEKIDPELVESYMDKEPEEEHKTKDNPIESELKSFEEVWPNSASILKVDQALSTGLSVSQTDEVTSVGHPIETTATTYYNISTINTLSASAHSRMPQDVIQDNSSYMESLSSHIQHIPTTNPANIPPPMSFPPRIGPPPILGPPPIQGPPPITVPPPMHLPPPMSGPLSMQIPPMQGPPRPLGDKDHSQYPPPSSYPLFQNQWSSNSQFDAAPRVPLPPNFTPRGPPPFQPIGQRGPPPQIFDNSINSLPPQHIGLRGPPPGPPPPGPPLPNFDGQRFNGPPPPFNFSAPRGPPPPFPGPPPNHFDNRAPPPSHFSATRGPPALHNIVDHGPSSSITRGSADQFEDSGNTYRQGLEKPQILPQVSSFRGPPPNPFDGRRGPTGPTGEISGQRFPLPNQFRSSPQHRGSFEEPRGTSSQDFERHLGLAVPQFGGPRGPPLGHYDKEAVGQPIRFNYKDDTQSDVRDARDVRDARDIRDIRDARDIRDPRDIRDPRDIRDPRDIRDIRDIRDARDIRDVRDPRDVRDVRDPRDVRDVRDIRDAREVRDIRDAREVRDIRDAREVRDIRDAREVRDAREVRDGRDTREVRDGRDAREVRDVRDTREVRDAREVRDIRDARDVRDVREAREVRDVREAREVREVREAREVRDVRDAREVRDVRDVRDLKDIRDIRDIRDIRPIRGPLLPTPPEGPIPILARIGGHSPDTHRDEPWRRHSPEMRRRSCSSRDGSESHTRPSRFEGGPRDRDAPSRLSEERQRELSEDRRRDRDRESGHGGRSWAWNREHEYDRGKERDRERDRSRERDRERGHSREREREHSKERDRSRGRESDRGKESDRGKESDRGKESDRGKESDRGKESDRGKESDRGKESDRGKESDRGKESDRGKESDRGKESDRGKESDRGKESERGKESDRGKESDKYGDGDKRRDRDRDRDRERGREREDRKDHDRDRAKNRDREREKDRDRDRDSRDRRRERSRSRERDRGKERDRRDRDRERDKDRGKEKERDRRDRSRSKERKDDRKERSDSSRAKSTDSENPS